The Hordeum vulgare subsp. vulgare chromosome 4H, MorexV3_pseudomolecules_assembly, whole genome shotgun sequence genomic interval GCCTCGTGTTCAGGTCTCTCACACCCCGTCGGCAAGACGGTTCATCGTGTTGTCGATGGAGGCGACCGCTGAGGTGCAGGATTCAGAACTCGATGGCGGCGTATGGCCCAGGTGTAGTAACCTCCACTGTCTCCCCATCTTCCTCTCTCTGATTCGGCCGCCTGGGTTGGCCAGGACGTGGAGTTGAGTCACGTTGGCCGCTGTTGTCGGTTGTGCACGGAATCGAGGCAATCCCTTTTGACAACCACGATGCCGAGGTCCAGGTCTGGTCGCTCAATGTCGAAGGCGCGCTCGTCTGCACCGTGCATCGCTACGAGTTTTGCGCCCGCGGGGGGCGTCGCTGTCGCGCTGCTGCGGGCCTCCGGCGGGGTCGTCGATTGGAGCCGCCCCGACGCCCCCTCGATGGAGGAGGTGGTCGGGCCCAACGAGGTCGACTTCGTCGCAGgcgacgacaccttcgcgttcggCTCCGGCGCGGGGGGCGCCGCGGTCGCGCTGGCGCGGGCTTCTGACGGGGCCGTCGACTGGAGCCGTCCCGACGCCCCCACGGTGAAGGAGGTGGTCGGGCCCAACGGTTTCGACTTTGTCGCCCACGACGGCAACCTGGCGTTCGGCTCCGGCGTCACGCACTTGTACATGGTAGGCCCTTTTTGAGCCGGTGGTCTTCGATGGTACTGACGGGGGCCTCACAGAGCTCCAGTTGCCGTTGGTCAGTGTTGTATGACTATTAGCTTTGCTGTTGCTTcatatttttgcttctggttgcttGCTATGCGGTATAGGTGTGTGGTGGAGATCATTGGGCAGGTCAAGCTGCCGTGCTGAGGGTGCGTGGGCATTGCAAGAGATGGGGTGACGTTCCAACTCCCAAGAACGAGCTGGGATGGAAAAATGAGAAATTTAGGTGGCAATAAACCTTGAGACGATGAGGCGGTGGTGCAATGTGTTATCGcttgtttctctctctctctctgattccTCCTGGTATCTCTCGTTCATTCCCCCCTTTATCTCTGCTAATTAATGTCTCTCTCCATGATTGAGGATACCAGTCATTAGAGATTGCTATTGCATGAACGTAGTTTGCTTGCTCATCGATCTCCTGGAGTGATTCAAACCTGCCACTTCACTTGTGCAAGGAACCCAGTAAGAAGTTacatttttaatttttaattttatTGTTGCTGGTTAGT includes:
- the LOC123448835 gene encoding uncharacterized protein LOC123448835 — protein: MLRSLASLPTCVIHVCSPSAGTLRWRLREAQPDTPRVQVSHTPSARRFIVLSMEATAEVQDSELDGGVWPRSGRSMSKARSSAPCIATSFAPAGGVAVALLRASGGVVDWSRPDAPSMEEVVGPNEVDFVAGDDTFAFGSGAGGAAVALARASDGAVDWSRPDAPTVKEVVGPNGFDFVAHDGNLAFGSGVTHLYMVCGGDHWAGQAAVLRVRGHCKRWGDVPTPKNELGWKNEKFRWQ